The Xenopus tropicalis strain Nigerian chromosome 1, UCB_Xtro_10.0, whole genome shotgun sequence DNA segment cagtggtacataaatctatgttatttccttccattcttaatcagttgaaagcaaaacaatattaatgtaccactagaatttctagccatattaacatgGCCAGCCTAAGGTtgccaaacttataagggccccttttaaatgtattttatgaacgaatcagcgatacctctgttttctattgtacatgctgtgctctgccagagattcccaggagtgagagatatatgttaggggtggaaaggtgaaactgtccagcacacaaataaagacagcagcctcttctgcctgataaaagaccgAGCGCatcctcagcccctgacccagtgagcaggagcagggagagggatgCCTCCAATGCCAATAGCTGACCcatgcctgtcacaaatgctcctcccaggacaattaaacatcaaggtaacctgtgagcttgaggtagcaggggagattcaagagttaagggggcgggctttttttcccagagcagagcaggcacagcaatcaattaaatggcaatgctgagaagagggacatctaacaatgaatccgggacagcgggcagtgctataaatatcgggactgtcccgctgaaagcaggacggttgggaggtatgatatattAACCCTATTAGTATTGACCACCATAgtgcaatgtaaaaaaacaaaaaacaccactGCAGAGTATGAAATGCACATTTACTACATCAATGTACTACAGCAAAGGAAAGATTAAGTCAGATTAAGTAAGTAAGATAAGTAACTTATGAGTACTCCCTATAAGATTTGGCACATACATACAGCACATCACCTTCAGGCCTGGACTGTGGATCTGTGGATTCttgcaaatgccaaaggggctgctgtaagatgccacagacaatcTCTAGTGGGATGGTGGTGcatttttgggcctctgtgtacttgaaatgccaggttcTATTTCCAGTCCAGGTAATCGCATTACTTATACAGCACACCATGGCCATCACAGCCTTCATTTAAAAGTTTTCATTTTGCTTCCTAGCAAAATTGTTGTGATATTGGGAGCTCATAATATTGATGAGCAGGAACAATCGCAGCAGAAGATTGGCGTCTGTGAGCAAATTAAGCCCCCAGAGTACAGCACTCAACGCGATGAACACGACATTATGCTGCTTAAGGTACAGTACCAGCTAACTTGTGCAGTGTTATCTACTAAATGATATTCTGTATTTCTGAAGAAGAAACTTGTatttttgcacagaaaaaaatacagaaaacagcataaatacatttaaaggctAACTATATAGGTATGTTATGTGAACATAATATGTGGACAAAAAAAGCTTTCTGGCCATCTTTGTGCTGAGCAAGCAGAGCCAACTGTAacctttatatctttatatctcTCACAAAACCCACATGGTGTTATTCCACAGCTGCACTTTTCTGCCTCCCACCCCCCTGCACTTACAAATTCAGTATTAAGCATTAAGCAGAGAGTTTAGCTGCACTCTTTACACTAGAATTTCCTGTTTAATAACTAGAATTTCGGCTAGACCAAGACCAATAACATAACTATAAAGGAAGGATCTGCTTCCAGATTtcacaaaatttggcaggttatataaagtttgaaaacatttttgggggttttgaggtcttgttttatgtgttattacagttttgctaatgaagctgaaattgccctttaagctgcaagtctcagttaccccaagagacctgtttatcttattagttactatagtatctaagtgcaggtgttgccggttaagttttctgggctctcatccaaaagcctacttatttaattaagtttgagaaactttgtatcttttttggtattcagtgcaggagataaaagggaaatgaaggacttttcagtaagaatccagatcggaaaaatcgggacagttgggaggtatggagagCCCCAaggctttaaaaatctgaaagatGTGCCTGAACCCAGAAGCATTGCTTCCACCCACTTGCAGTCGCCTGCAGTGTATTTCAACTGGAAGCTTCTCAAATACGCTGTACATTCCTGTCGaagcaatgcttctgggtgcaggcacaactttcagatttttacaaatatcgcagaaaccacttaaaataaacaaatgactGTAAAGTGCTCGGAGACTTTTTGGGACTTATTGTAGGTTTAGATCCCTTTTAAAGAAGAACAGACTTCTCCATCCCCTCTACTACGGAAGTGTAACACAGGTCAATGGAAatttgtttgtgaagattctcattcatccaggtcatggtatatctgtagtaagtTGCAATGTTTTTCTTGAAGAAGTTTTGCCTGTCATTccactggctttctcaattctgaattgagaaatccagttggatgactggcaaaatgtttttcattttaccatagtggttttataaaaataaactgctCTCAGAATTATTCTTATATGCTCTCTCAAAATGCAGCTGATGAAGAAAGCAGTGCCAAATCAATATGTTTTGCCCATACGGCCCAGGCAAAGTGGACCAAAGCTAGAGCCTCACAATCTTTGCAATGTTGCTGGATGGGGTAGAATTAATACATTCAATGACAAGATGGCATCAAAGCTACAGGAACTTAACATGACAATAGTTGCACCAGATGAGTGTGCTAAAGCTTTTCCACGTGTCAATACCAAAAAATGTATCTGTGCCAAGAATACAGATAAAAAATCCTCCTGTCGGGTAAGTGTTTCAGAAGACAAAAATCAACTGATTAAATAGACTCAATGTACTACAGCAAAGGAAAGATTTTTTGTAACTTATGAGTAACTTATGAGTAACTTATGAGTGACTTATGACCACTAGTTTTTTGGGTGAGAAATGACTGTGCTAGAACTAGCCGCATTTTTGTATTTCACCGCTGAACAAGGAAGGTATAAACAAGATATCTTTGTTTTCTTCAGTCAGAACATCAGTTCATATGCAAAGCAGCATAAGACCAAACAAACATGCAACTAAAACATAAAATTAATAacttttaataactttaaaattaaTATACTCTTCatgtcatattattattattatcttgtaGAGCAAGTCTCATGCTACTCAATGGCAATAGGAAACAGTGTGTATCtaattttcttatattttacaaaaaaatgttataGCCTTGGACAGCAGAATGGATTTGTTTTTAATCAAAGTATTTTCTTCCTTTGCTAGGGGGATTCTGGTGGTCCTCTCTTTTGTAACCAGTATCTTCATGGGCTTGTGAATGGTGGTAATGAAAAATGCACTGGTCCTCGTCTTTTTACCAATGTTTTCTCTCATATTGAGTGGATCAATAAAATCCTAAAAAACCCAAAATGCAAGAAGGAAAGCTAATGCTTGTCAGCACAGAAACCTACTACCAAAGCATAAACAGAATCTAGAATTTACATTAGAGGTTACACACTGTGAGTTACACCTTATTGTAATATCTTCTCCTCGCATTTACAGAACaaggaaaacaaatgaaaataaaagacaATATGACCCTCCATACTCAGTATCACgcatatatttgttttcttattatattataatatcagtagggatgcaccaaatgcaggattcggttcgggattcggccaagattcgtcCGAATTTGAAATGCATCCATGGAGCAATCAATTTGGGCGTGCAAGGACCTGCACACACAGCTGCTGACAGCAGGGCAGGTTGCAAAGTGTGAAGAATATGCCAGCTTGTGCCTGttatttgcaatttatattctCGGAAAATGATGGGGGAAATTGGTTATAGGAGGAAACGCCAGTTTGCAATAGGTCGCACCCACAAAAATATAGACCATGCCTATGTAGGCGTGATCTGTTTTGTTGTGGGTGTGGTATATTTTGTTTTGGCCGTTTTGGTGTTTTGTTTAAAACATAGTAAAATTCACTCAGAGATTTAACACTGAAAGAATAAGCTCCGGCAatctggggtaatgtaataaaaggtcctTAGTTGGCAACTTGGCTAGTAACTTAGCAATCAATGAGTGAGTAGTGATCAGTTGTTttgaaacaaacatcttattggttgctaggagtTACTATATGTTGGCAAacttagactttattttatattacccTATTTAAATTTGGTTTGCCATGTAAGCCTGAAACAGGGGAGGACAACATTTCTAGTaagtcatttaaaggaaaagtaacactaaaattttttaagtaagaAATCTAGTCTActctgcaccaataactgccctatcctgcaaaccacttagtattttaaatgctttaatagaaaatacctgctaaaacttggcttccggtcatttgaactatggcgatacggcaaaggaaggagctgcatccactatgcgacgatcgattgatcgagtctagcctgactgcttcctatacagaaagaaggctaggctcgatcaatcgatcttcgcatagtggatgcagctccttccttcgcagTATCGCcctagttcaattgacaggaagccaagttttagcaggtattttctattaaagcatttaaaatactaagtggtttgcaagatagggcagttattggtgcagggtagaatagcttttttactttttagtgttacttttcctttaagcacaaaGCAGAAAACTATTGTTGTTAAAACTGCACTTTATTGACACTgcaacaaaaaagttaaaaaaaaaacacacacagaggcaattatcagtattgtctatggcagtgtattttctggtgttaagtaGCCCTGACAAGcagctgttactaagtagctctgtgtgtctacacCTTAACACTGCAAGTTGATTGAGGAAGGCCGCACTTTAACACTGCAAGAAGATTAAACTGAGGAAGGCATGGATTGTATTTTTGAAAAGGGGACTGTGAATTGGCAGCTGTGTTCTTGCATACTGTAATGCATCTTCATAAAAGGAGCAATCTCCTGCGtcaaactgatttatttttttaatacccATGCCTTCCTCtgttaactttttaaaaagagaTGGAGTGGAACATCCGACATCCAGCTTGTCATTATTTCTAACTGCTTGAGGATCTTTGTAGTCAATCTTTTCTGGTCCTACTGTTTTAATTGTCTTAATGTCTAGAAACCTTCCAAGCAGCTGTAAAGGAAtgctatcatgggaaaacatgttttttcaaaatgcatcagttaatagagattctccagcggaatcctgcactgaaatctgtttttcaaaaacaaaaagatttttttatatttaattttaaaatttcacatgggactagccatagtcttcatttcccagggtgctacagctatgtgacctgtgctctggtaaacttcagtcacactttactgctgtgctgcaagttggagtgatatcacccccctcccagcagtcgatcagcagaacaatgggaaggcagcaagatagcagctcccagtagatatcagaatagcactcaatagtaaga contains these protein-coding regions:
- the ctsg gene encoding cathepsin G, giving the protein MAFLNITTYDNNMTSTARCGGILISEEFVLTAAHCAESQASWISTKRKAYSKIVVILGAHNIDEQEQSQQKIGVCEQIKPPEYSTQRDEHDIMLLKLMKKAVPNQYVLPIRPRQSGPKLEPHNLCNVAGWGRINTFNDKMASKLQELNMTIVAPDECAKAFPRVNTKKCICAKNTDKKSSCRGDSGGPLFCNQYLHGLVNGGNEKCTGPRLFTNVFSHIEWINKILKNPKCKKES